In a single window of the Terriglobia bacterium genome:
- the coxB gene encoding cytochrome c oxidase subunit II, with protein MPLAPPQASTFAPSVDHLFLFLVGVTGSVAILVFVLIFVFAVKYRRRSPDEVPPKVHETMFLEVAWIGIPFLLMLVMFGWGAEIYYEEFHPPPGSLEIFVVGKQWMWKLQHPEGKREIDELHVPVGRPVKLTMTSEDVIHDFFIPAFRVKKDVLPGRYSSLWFEATKTGTYHFFCSQYCGTNHSEMKGWVVVMNPAEYQQWLSGGAGGETMEQAGARLFQKLACTNCHHPDNSGRAPTLVGVYGRPVKLADGSTTMADDAYIRESILRPAARVVAGYQPIMPTFQGQVNEEGILQLIAYIKSLKIPESPERMKAAP; from the coding sequence ATTCCATTAGCGCCGCCACAAGCCTCCACCTTCGCCCCCAGTGTGGACCACCTCTTTCTGTTCCTCGTGGGAGTCACCGGTTCAGTGGCCATCCTGGTCTTTGTGTTGATCTTTGTTTTTGCCGTGAAATACCGCCGACGGTCTCCGGATGAAGTGCCGCCGAAAGTCCACGAGACGATGTTCCTCGAAGTCGCCTGGATTGGCATTCCATTCCTGCTGATGCTGGTGATGTTTGGATGGGGCGCTGAAATCTATTATGAGGAATTTCATCCACCCCCCGGCTCCCTGGAAATTTTTGTGGTCGGCAAGCAATGGATGTGGAAACTCCAGCATCCCGAAGGGAAGCGGGAGATCGACGAACTCCATGTCCCGGTCGGACGGCCCGTGAAGTTGACGATGACGTCCGAGGATGTAATCCACGATTTCTTCATCCCGGCGTTTCGAGTGAAGAAAGACGTGTTGCCGGGCCGTTACAGCAGCCTCTGGTTTGAAGCGACGAAAACGGGCACGTACCACTTTTTTTGCTCGCAGTATTGCGGGACCAACCACTCGGAGATGAAGGGATGGGTCGTCGTCATGAACCCGGCGGAGTACCAGCAGTGGCTGAGTGGCGGGGCCGGAGGGGAAACCATGGAGCAGGCCGGCGCCCGGCTCTTCCAGAAATTAGCCTGTACGAACTGCCATCATCCCGACAATTCCGGCCGAGCGCCAACACTCGTTGGCGTTTATGGCAGGCCTGTCAAACTGGCCGACGGTTCCACCACGATGGCCGACGATGCCTATATCCGCGAGTCGATCCTCCGGCCAGCGGCCCGGGTGGTCGCCGGATACCAGCCCATCATGCCGACCTTCCAGGGCCAGGTGAATGAAGAGGGCATCCTGCAGTTGATCGCTTACATCAAGTCGCTGAAGATCCCGGAATCGCCAGAAAGGATGAAGGCCGCCCCATGA
- a CDS encoding SCO family protein → MKKDRNQPTEAGLEIQRSRPARSALRLVVALGVSMMVFTMPLRAQNGLPPALEGVGIDQRLGAQVPLDLPFRDETGKVVRLGDYFEGKPVVLSLVYYSCPMLCTMVLNGLLNSLREVKFDIGNQFDVVTVSFDPRDKPEIAEAKKRVYTGLYARPGATAGWHFLTGDEDSIRQLTQSVGFRYTYDSSTGQFNHATAVMVLTPDGRVSRYFYGVTYVPRDLRLGLVEASNHKIGSPVDAVMLFCSQYNPATGKYGLVISRALQLGGLMTVLAMGALVFILFRNERHRPAPVPKSSP, encoded by the coding sequence ATGAAGAAAGATCGGAACCAGCCAACGGAGGCAGGTTTGGAGATTCAAAGATCTCGGCCCGCCCGTTCAGCCTTGCGGCTCGTTGTGGCGCTTGGGGTCTCGATGATGGTGTTTACCATGCCGCTGAGGGCGCAGAACGGATTGCCACCGGCGCTTGAGGGTGTGGGCATCGACCAGCGGCTTGGTGCGCAGGTTCCGCTTGATCTTCCGTTCCGCGATGAAACGGGGAAAGTGGTTCGTCTGGGGGATTACTTTGAGGGGAAACCGGTCGTCCTGTCACTCGTCTATTACAGCTGTCCCATGCTATGCACGATGGTTCTGAATGGACTGCTCAACAGTTTGAGGGAGGTCAAGTTCGACATCGGCAATCAATTTGACGTGGTCACCGTCAGTTTCGACCCGCGCGACAAACCCGAAATCGCGGAGGCCAAGAAGAGGGTTTACACCGGTCTCTATGCCCGTCCCGGCGCCACGGCGGGTTGGCATTTTTTAACGGGGGACGAGGACTCCATCCGACAGCTGACCCAATCGGTGGGCTTCCGGTACACCTACGATTCCTCCACCGGCCAGTTCAATCACGCCACCGCTGTCATGGTGCTGACTCCCGACGGAAGAGTCTCCCGTTATTTTTACGGAGTGACGTATGTGCCCCGTGACCTGCGCCTGGGCCTCGTCGAAGCTTCGAACCACAAGATTGGATCCCCGGTTGACGCGGTCATGTTGTTTTGCTCGCAATACAACCCGGCAACAGGAAAATACGGGCTGGTGATTTCACGGGCCCTCCAGTTGGGAGGATTGATGACCGTGCTGGCAATGGGCGCGTTGGTGTTCATCCTATTTCGCAATGAGCGGCACCGACCTGCACCCGTGCCCAAATCATCGCCATGA
- a CDS encoding cytochrome c: protein MNDRRTQFILLAAAAMAMLLLGACRTDMHVQPKYKSLEPSTFFDDGRSARPLVEGTVARGHLRIDEHLYNGKVNGVDAETFPFPVTRGVLERGRERFNIFCSPCHDRTGSGNGIIPQRGFRHPPSYHIDRLRKAPVGHFFDVITNGFGAMYSFASRIPPRDRWAIVAYIRVLQLSQNATMADVPPESRAQLQREGP from the coding sequence ATGAACGACCGCAGGACACAATTCATCTTGCTGGCAGCCGCGGCAATGGCGATGCTCCTCCTGGGGGCGTGTCGGACCGACATGCATGTTCAACCGAAATACAAATCGCTCGAACCCAGCACGTTCTTTGACGATGGACGCTCGGCCCGGCCGCTCGTTGAAGGAACAGTGGCGCGCGGGCATCTCCGCATCGATGAACATCTTTATAACGGAAAGGTGAATGGCGTGGATGCGGAGACCTTTCCATTCCCGGTGACCCGGGGCGTATTGGAGCGCGGACGGGAACGATTCAATATCTTCTGCTCTCCCTGCCACGACCGTACCGGCTCGGGCAATGGGATCATCCCCCAGCGCGGATTCCGTCATCCCCCGTCCTACCACATCGACCGGTTGAGAAAAGCGCCAGTTGGACACTTCTTCGATGTGATTACTAACGGTTTTGGAGCGATGTATAGCTTTGCCTCCCGAATCCCTCCGCGGGACCGGTGGGCGATTGTGGCTTACATCCGGGTCTTGCAGCTGAGCCAGAATGCGACCATGGCGGATGTCCCGCCCGAGTCGCGGGCGCAACTTCAACGGGAAGGGCCATGA
- a CDS encoding DUF3341 domain-containing protein: protein MAEFETAEALIAAAHATREEGYRRMDAYSPLPVEGLAEAIGFHDRRLPVIVLIGGVVGCLSGYYLQYWCSAISYPLNIGGRPLNSWPSFIPITFEMTVLVAALSAVLGMLALNGLPMPYHPVFNSPRFALATRDRFFLCIEARDPKFDTEKTKNFLAGLHAREVTEVSR, encoded by the coding sequence ACGCGGGAAGAAGGGTATCGCCGCATGGATGCTTACTCGCCCTTGCCCGTCGAAGGGTTGGCGGAAGCCATCGGGTTCCATGATCGCCGGCTTCCGGTCATCGTGCTGATTGGCGGGGTGGTCGGATGCCTCAGCGGCTATTACCTGCAATACTGGTGCTCTGCCATCTCCTATCCCTTGAATATCGGGGGCCGACCGTTGAACAGTTGGCCGTCGTTTATCCCGATTACATTTGAAATGACCGTTCTCGTGGCCGCTCTTTCCGCCGTACTGGGGATGTTGGCCCTCAATGGACTGCCGATGCCTTATCACCCGGTTTTCAACTCGCCGCGGTTTGCGCTGGCAACGCGGGACCGGTTCTTCCTGTGCATCGAAGCCCGCGATCCCAAGTTTGACACGGAGAAGACGAAGAACTTTCTCGCAGGCTTGCATGCCCGTGAGGTCACCGAGGTATCGCGATAA